In Candidatus Pelagibacter sp. RS39, the following proteins share a genomic window:
- a CDS encoding TRAP transporter substrate-binding protein, producing the protein MKKIISMLFATILVLGFVSSANAAKTLKCQTVLNTKADEVKMLKDFTDTVTELTSGSLKFEILPAGAVVGVKETLDAVDKGLIDCGFAWTHYWSGDHPAAMLFGSPVAGGGVGIDNLAFLSWFQYGGGKELYDQLWKEMGRDIKGFMLQPVGPEALGWFPKPIKDMADFRKYKFRTPPGIPGQTYKDIGIASVAMGGGDILPALEAGTIDAAEWCCPKPDLTFGFQKVLKHYYLQGLHQVVVNADFYITGKTYNAMSAHEKKSLEVAANASLAKSLSYRIYENGKALQELTTKHGVKLEDTPSDYFTEYMAAAKATLNKNAEKNKFFNEVYTSMKNFADVAVPFWSGAQMSNAKLGMAHAATLK; encoded by the coding sequence ATGAAAAAAATCATTTCAATGTTGTTTGCAACAATTTTAGTACTTGGATTTGTTTCTAGTGCTAATGCTGCAAAAACACTAAAATGTCAGACAGTTCTTAACACTAAAGCTGATGAAGTTAAGATGTTAAAGGACTTTACTGACACAGTAACAGAACTAACATCTGGCTCGTTAAAATTTGAAATTTTACCAGCAGGTGCAGTTGTGGGAGTTAAAGAAACTCTTGATGCTGTTGACAAAGGTTTGATTGATTGTGGATTCGCATGGACTCACTATTGGTCAGGTGATCACCCTGCTGCAATGTTATTTGGTTCGCCAGTAGCTGGTGGTGGAGTTGGTATTGACAACTTAGCGTTTCTATCATGGTTTCAATATGGTGGTGGTAAAGAATTATACGACCAGCTTTGGAAAGAAATGGGAAGAGATATCAAAGGATTTATGCTTCAACCAGTTGGTCCAGAAGCTTTAGGTTGGTTTCCAAAACCAATTAAAGATATGGCTGACTTTAGAAAATATAAATTCAGAACTCCTCCGGGAATTCCAGGACAAACTTATAAAGACATTGGTATAGCATCTGTTGCAATGGGTGGTGGAGATATTCTACCAGCTCTTGAAGCAGGAACTATTGATGCCGCAGAATGGTGTTGTCCTAAACCAGATTTAACATTTGGTTTCCAAAAAGTATTAAAGCACTATTACCTACAAGGTCTACACCAAGTAGTAGTAAATGCTGACTTTTATATTACTGGAAAAACTTATAATGCGATGAGTGCTCATGAGAAAAAGTCTCTTGAAGTTGCAGCTAATGCTTCATTAGCTAAATCTTTAAGTTACAGAATCTATGAAAATGGAAAAGCATTACAAGAACTAACTACTAAGCATGGAGTAAAATTAGAAGACACTCCATCAGACTACTTTACAGAGTATATGGCAGCTGCAAAAGCTACATTGAATAAAAACGCTGAGAAGAATAAATTCTTCAATGAAGTTTATACTTCAATGAAAAACTTTGCTGATGTTGCTGTTCCTTTCTGGAGTGGTGCTCAAATGTCTAATGCGAAGCTAGGAATGGCTCACGCTGCAACATTAAAGTAA
- a CDS encoding SDR family NAD(P)-dependent oxidoreductase translates to MYLKNYNLKNKTAVVTGAGKGLGRACAIALAEGGANLIIISRTKKDLDEVSKKIKKTKSKCKSYVCDITNYNQIKEIINKQSKIDILINNAGNNIPEHFTKVKTKNMEYLVKINTMATFNLAQLCALKMIKTKNRKKIGGAIVNMSSQMGHVGGPIRSVYNMTKFGLEGLTKGMSIDLAKYNIRVNTVCPTFVVTPMTSKFLKSKKFKKEVLGNIPLGKFAELSDVASAAVFLASDAASMITGTSLLVDGGWTAK, encoded by the coding sequence ATGTACTTAAAAAACTATAATTTAAAAAATAAAACTGCAGTCGTGACAGGAGCCGGAAAAGGGCTTGGTAGAGCTTGTGCCATAGCGCTTGCTGAAGGTGGTGCAAATTTAATCATTATAAGTAGGACAAAAAAAGACTTGGATGAAGTCTCAAAAAAAATAAAAAAGACAAAGTCAAAATGTAAATCTTATGTTTGTGACATCACAAATTATAATCAAATCAAAGAAATAATAAATAAACAATCTAAAATAGATATACTGATTAACAATGCGGGCAATAATATTCCTGAACATTTTACAAAAGTTAAGACTAAAAATATGGAGTATTTGGTAAAGATAAACACGATGGCAACTTTCAATCTTGCACAATTGTGTGCTTTAAAAATGATTAAAACTAAAAATAGAAAAAAAATTGGAGGAGCGATTGTAAATATGTCCTCTCAAATGGGTCACGTTGGTGGTCCTATTAGGAGTGTATATAATATGACTAAATTTGGTTTAGAGGGTCTGACAAAAGGAATGTCGATTGATTTAGCCAAATATAACATAAGAGTAAATACTGTTTGCCCAACTTTTGTTGTAACTCCAATGACAAGTAAATTTTTGAAAAGTAAAAAGTTTAAAAAAGAGGTTTTGGGAAATATTCCTTTAGGAAAATTTGCTGAACTTTCAGATGTAGCAAGTGCAGCTGTATTTCTTGCTTCTGATGCAGCATCAATGATTACTGGAACTTCTTTATTAGTTGATGGCGGATGGACAGCAAAATAA
- a CDS encoding cytosine permease has product MSPQNFKKNLTNWDLVTVNPNDKNWDWKLLFCFWGVNIQSVIGFSLITSLYLIYNLNTFVVFFGTVLGSILVYLFSNWIGKPSQKHGLPFIVLLRSSLGVTGAKYFGLIRFLVGVFLFGIQTYFLSKAFSYLIRIAIFSIEPDILDQQIFLTFLLGMNLIDWIAIVIAIIFQGFLFSSGMNLNKKIITTSAIAVYLGMLLFFLSVLLSDVKFTSQAFLNVLNTENFIDKNNLGPLITVTSTVFAYFSVVILSFGDFSRYVKNESQLKKGNLSLILNLIIFSFFALFIVSGMDAFLKQDSENLTRILTNPTDILGKLDNLLLIILALIFIIIASVSTNLIVNFIPSQYTLINFLPFSLSVKSAGFIITIIGFIVGIFWLTFLSQVGALSFIDTFGAFFGPLFGVMISDFYFIQKGKLNNKDIYSLESNGIYYYSGGWHIKAIYSVILGFIFSASTIWNTNLMFLQSFSWIIGAFVAALTYYLLAKE; this is encoded by the coding sequence GTGAGTCCTCAAAATTTTAAAAAAAATCTTACTAATTGGGATTTGGTTACGGTAAATCCAAATGATAAAAACTGGGACTGGAAACTTTTGTTTTGCTTTTGGGGTGTAAACATTCAGAGTGTTATAGGCTTCTCATTAATTACATCTCTTTATTTAATTTATAATCTCAATACTTTTGTTGTATTTTTTGGAACAGTATTGGGATCAATATTAGTCTATCTTTTTTCTAATTGGATAGGAAAACCATCTCAAAAACACGGACTACCTTTTATTGTTCTATTAAGGTCATCTTTAGGTGTTACAGGAGCTAAATATTTTGGCTTGATAAGATTTTTAGTTGGAGTTTTTTTATTTGGTATTCAAACATATTTTTTATCAAAAGCTTTTAGTTATTTAATTCGAATTGCAATTTTTTCAATTGAGCCTGATATACTTGATCAACAAATTTTCCTAACATTTTTACTGGGTATGAATTTAATTGACTGGATAGCAATTGTTATAGCAATTATTTTTCAGGGTTTTTTATTTAGCTCTGGAATGAATTTGAATAAAAAAATTATTACTACTTCAGCTATTGCAGTTTATTTAGGAATGTTATTATTTTTTTTATCAGTTTTACTTAGTGATGTTAAATTTACCTCTCAAGCTTTTTTAAATGTATTAAATACAGAAAATTTTATTGATAAGAATAATTTAGGTCCGTTAATAACTGTGACCAGTACAGTGTTTGCTTATTTCTCAGTTGTAATTTTGAGTTTTGGTGATTTTTCAAGATATGTAAAAAATGAAAGCCAGCTTAAAAAAGGGAATCTAAGTCTGATATTAAATTTAATAATCTTTTCTTTTTTCGCTTTGTTTATTGTTTCAGGCATGGATGCATTTTTAAAACAAGATTCAGAAAATTTAACTAGAATACTTACAAATCCAACAGACATTCTTGGAAAATTAGATAATTTGTTACTGATAATTTTAGCTTTAATTTTTATAATTATTGCCTCTGTCTCAACAAATTTAATAGTAAATTTTATTCCATCTCAGTACACCTTGATCAATTTTTTGCCTTTTTCTTTATCTGTAAAAAGTGCAGGATTTATAATAACAATAATAGGTTTTATAGTCGGAATATTTTGGTTAACTTTTCTAAGTCAAGTTGGTGCATTATCTTTTATTGATACATTTGGAGCTTTTTTTGGACCCCTTTTTGGAGTAATGATTTCTGATTTTTATTTTATTCAAAAGGGCAAGTTAAATAATAAAGATATTTATTCTTTAGAGAGTAATGGGATTTATTATTATAGTGGAGGATGGCATATAAAAGCAATTTACTCTGTAATTTTGGGTTTTATTTTTTCAGCTTCAACTATTTGGAATACTAATTTGATGTTTCTTCAATCATTTTCTTGGATTATAGGTGCCTTTGTGGCTGCTCTTACTTATTATTTATTAGCCAAAGAATAA
- a CDS encoding TerC family protein gives MFADFISPEQITILTQIILIDLVLAGDNAIIIGMVASKFPLEQRKKIIFWGIGGAVVLRIILTLLTAYLLQITGLRLIGGLLLLYIVYKLYVDVIKGSDHENDIKIDNSSFLKAIWTILLADFTMSLDNVLGVAGAAGDHYYLLIFGLVLSIILMATAATLISNWIKKYKWIAWAGLLAILIVAIELIYTDIKILFL, from the coding sequence ATGTTTGCTGATTTTATTTCTCCAGAACAAATTACAATTTTAACACAAATTATCTTGATCGATCTTGTTTTAGCAGGTGATAATGCGATCATAATTGGAATGGTTGCATCAAAATTTCCTTTAGAGCAAAGAAAAAAAATCATTTTTTGGGGAATAGGTGGAGCGGTTGTCTTACGAATAATTTTAACTTTATTAACCGCTTATTTATTACAAATTACAGGTTTAAGATTAATTGGTGGTCTTCTTCTTCTCTACATTGTCTATAAACTATATGTTGATGTCATAAAAGGTTCGGATCATGAAAATGATATTAAAATTGATAATTCAAGTTTCTTAAAAGCTATTTGGACAATCTTATTGGCAGATTTTACTATGAGTTTAGATAATGTTTTAGGAGTTGCTGGAGCAGCTGGAGACCATTATTATTTATTAATTTTTGGTCTTGTTTTATCAATTATACTAATGGCAACTGCAGCAACATTAATATCAAACTGGATAAAAAAATATAAATGGATTGCATGGGCAGGATTATTAGCAATATTAATCGTTGCTATTGAATTGATTTATACTGATATTAAAATATTATTTTTATAA
- a CDS encoding GMC family oxidoreductase, protein MEKFDYIIVGAGSAGCVLANRLSANPSNKVLLIEAGGKDNYPWIHIPVGYFKTMHNPKVDWCFKTEPDETMNNRSIRYPRGKTLGGSSSINGLLWIRGQKEDYDVWRQLGNTGWSWENVLPYFLKSENNELGKSEFHNDSGPITVANKKINLKLLDEFQNAAEEYGIPKTNDFNTGNNFGVGFFQFTTNFNKVGLKLRCSAAKGYLNPVKKRSNLKIITNAHVQKINFEGKKAIGVNYFTGEKINTVNANKEVILSAGSIGSPHILQVSGIGEVNKLKNLGIEIVHESNGVGKNLQDHLMFRPVYKVKNLKSLNRKVESLFGRFLMGLEYLLNQSGPVTMGASQVCGFVKSDPSRATPNLQFHVSPVSTDILGVTPMHDFEGITPTVANVRPTSRGEINIVSSDSRIYPKIKMNYLSTDDDRKVAAQGLKIVRKIMLETETFRQYEPEEYRPGVHITDDEELVKAGSDFTQTIFHPVGTCKMGQDNMAVVDEKLRVKGIQNLRVIDASIMPNITSGNTNAPTIMIAEKGADMILRS, encoded by the coding sequence ATGGAAAAATTCGATTATATTATTGTTGGTGCAGGATCTGCTGGTTGCGTTCTTGCTAATAGACTTTCTGCAAATCCATCAAATAAAGTTTTGTTAATTGAAGCTGGTGGTAAAGATAATTACCCATGGATACATATTCCAGTTGGATATTTTAAAACTATGCATAATCCAAAAGTTGATTGGTGTTTTAAAACTGAACCTGATGAAACAATGAATAATAGATCGATTAGATATCCTAGAGGAAAAACTTTAGGTGGAAGCTCCTCGATTAATGGGCTTTTGTGGATTAGAGGTCAAAAAGAAGATTATGATGTATGGCGACAACTCGGTAATACTGGTTGGAGCTGGGAAAATGTTTTACCCTATTTTCTTAAATCAGAAAATAATGAATTAGGAAAAAGTGAATTTCATAATGATAGTGGTCCAATTACTGTAGCAAATAAAAAAATTAATTTGAAATTACTTGATGAATTTCAAAATGCAGCTGAAGAATACGGAATACCTAAAACAAATGATTTCAATACTGGTAATAATTTTGGTGTAGGTTTTTTTCAATTCACCACAAACTTTAATAAAGTAGGATTAAAACTTAGATGTAGTGCTGCAAAAGGATATTTAAATCCTGTAAAAAAAAGATCTAATTTAAAAATTATCACCAATGCACATGTTCAAAAAATAAATTTTGAAGGTAAAAAAGCTATAGGTGTTAATTATTTTACTGGAGAAAAAATTAATACCGTAAATGCAAATAAAGAGGTAATTTTATCTGCAGGATCAATTGGATCTCCTCATATTTTACAAGTATCTGGAATTGGTGAAGTTAATAAACTTAAAAACTTAGGAATAGAGATTGTTCATGAATCAAATGGAGTTGGTAAAAATTTACAAGATCACCTAATGTTTAGGCCAGTTTATAAAGTCAAAAATTTAAAATCTCTAAATAGAAAAGTTGAAAGTTTATTTGGAAGATTTTTAATGGGACTTGAATATTTGCTTAATCAAAGTGGCCCTGTCACAATGGGAGCTAGTCAAGTTTGTGGGTTTGTTAAAAGTGATCCCTCAAGAGCTACTCCTAATTTACAATTCCATGTATCTCCTGTCAGTACAGATATATTAGGTGTAACTCCAATGCATGATTTTGAAGGAATTACTCCAACTGTTGCTAATGTTAGACCTACAAGTAGAGGTGAAATTAATATAGTGAGCAGTGATAGTAGAATTTACCCCAAAATTAAGATGAACTATTTATCTACTGATGATGATAGAAAAGTTGCAGCTCAAGGATTAAAAATTGTAAGAAAAATAATGCTAGAAACCGAAACATTCAGACAATATGAGCCAGAAGAATATAGACCTGGAGTTCATATAACCGACGATGAAGAATTAGTTAAAGCTGGTTCAGATTTTACTCAAACAATTTTTCATCCTGTTGGCACTTGTAAAATGGGACAGGATAATATGGCAGTTGTTGATGAAAAACTTAGAGTCAAAGGTATTCAAAACTTAAGAGTAATAGATGCTTCAATTATGCCAAACATCACTTCAGGTAATACGAATGCACCAACAATAATGATTGCAGAAAAAGGTGCTGATATGATACTTAGAAGTTAA
- a CDS encoding SDR family NAD(P)-dependent oxidoreductase, whose amino-acid sequence MDKITFDFKNRTAIVTGGAQGFGFDIAKRFLKSGAKVIIWDNDPKAIESAIKKINNSNLSSNVVDVSNYEEVEKNVKEIVKNSNIDILINNAGITGPTATLWEYDIEMWKKVVEINLMGTFNCCRSIVPNMIKNNYGRIVNVASVAGKDGNANASAYSVGKAGAIGLTKSLGKELADKNIAVNAVTPAGAKTRILDQMTKEHVQRMLSKVPRGRFLEVEEFTSLICWLSSEENTFSTAAVFDISGGRSTY is encoded by the coding sequence ATGGACAAAATTACCTTTGATTTTAAAAACAGAACTGCAATTGTTACAGGAGGTGCTCAGGGATTTGGTTTTGATATCGCCAAACGTTTTTTAAAATCTGGTGCAAAGGTGATAATATGGGATAATGATCCCAAAGCTATAGAGTCAGCCATAAAAAAAATAAATAATTCAAATTTAAGTTCAAATGTGGTGGATGTATCTAATTATGAAGAAGTTGAAAAAAATGTGAAAGAAATCGTAAAAAACTCCAATATTGATATTTTAATAAATAATGCAGGCATAACTGGTCCCACAGCCACTCTTTGGGAATATGACATAGAAATGTGGAAAAAAGTTGTAGAAATTAATCTGATGGGAACTTTTAATTGTTGCAGGTCGATAGTGCCAAATATGATTAAAAACAACTACGGAAGAATCGTAAACGTAGCCTCAGTAGCTGGAAAAGATGGAAATGCCAATGCCAGTGCTTATAGTGTTGGAAAGGCAGGAGCAATAGGTTTAACTAAATCATTAGGTAAAGAGCTTGCAGATAAGAATATTGCTGTAAATGCAGTGACTCCAGCAGGAGCAAAAACTAGAATTTTGGATCAAATGACCAAAGAACATGTTCAAAGAATGCTATCAAAAGTGCCAAGAGGAAGATTTTTAGAAGTTGAAGAGTTTACCTCATTAATTTGTTGGCTTTCTTCTGAAGAGAATACTTTTTCAACAGCAGCTGTCTTTGATATTAGTGGTGGTCGTTCTACTTATTAA
- a CDS encoding histidine phosphatase family protein: MKLIKFFFIIFITLPSSIKADLNQELYLELKKGDKLIFIRHAYAPGGGDPENFDINNCGTQRNLSEEGREQAKEIGNFFLKNDIPIFKVFSSEWCRCKDTAKLAFTNFETKDFLNSFFSAKFAKNRDKQMLDLKNYVDKFKGDKNLIFVTHYVVISEALDYAPSSGEIVIADKNFNKIGSIEIDF; encoded by the coding sequence ATGAAACTTATAAAATTTTTTTTTATTATTTTTATAACTTTACCTTCGTCGATTAAAGCAGATTTAAATCAAGAATTATATTTAGAATTAAAAAAAGGTGATAAACTTATATTTATTAGACATGCATATGCACCAGGTGGTGGAGATCCTGAAAATTTTGATATTAATAATTGTGGTACACAAAGAAATTTGAGTGAGGAAGGAAGAGAACAAGCTAAAGAAATTGGAAATTTTTTTTTAAAAAATGATATTCCTATTTTCAAAGTTTTTTCAAGTGAATGGTGTCGCTGCAAAGATACTGCTAAATTAGCTTTTACAAATTTTGAAACAAAGGATTTCTTAAATTCCTTTTTCAGCGCAAAGTTTGCGAAAAATAGAGACAAACAAATGTTAGATTTGAAAAATTACGTTGATAAATTTAAAGGTGATAAAAATTTAATTTTTGTCACACATTATGTAGTAATATCTGAAGCTTTAGATTATGCTCCTTCATCGGGCGAAATAGTTATTGCAGATAAAAATTTTAATAAAATTGGTAGTATAGAAATAGATTTTTAA
- a CDS encoding YbgC/FadM family acyl-CoA thioesterase — translation MHENFFHTLKVYYEDTDAGGVVYYANYLKFLERARTEALHSIGYSNQKVKKDFGSLIIVKACNIEYKKPANLEDQLTIRSFVKSITKTSFFMNQIITKGDDIIVEAQVHLVFINDLGKPVKIPDEIYSKFKPYFCDTIKT, via the coding sequence ATGCATGAGAATTTTTTTCACACTTTAAAGGTTTATTATGAGGATACAGATGCTGGTGGTGTCGTATATTATGCTAATTATTTAAAGTTTTTAGAAAGAGCAAGAACAGAAGCTCTTCATTCAATTGGGTACAGTAACCAAAAAGTGAAAAAAGATTTCGGTTCATTAATCATAGTTAAAGCTTGCAATATTGAATATAAAAAACCTGCAAATCTCGAGGATCAACTAACAATAAGATCTTTTGTTAAATCTATTACTAAAACATCTTTTTTTATGAATCAAATAATTACCAAAGGTGATGACATTATAGTTGAGGCACAAGTTCATTTAGTTTTTATTAATGATTTAGGTAAACCAGTAAAAATACCTGATGAAATTTACTCAAAATTTAAACCTTATTTTTGTGACACTATTAAAACTTAG
- a CDS encoding TRAP transporter small permease subunit, with protein sequence MAEEPGKLDISDEMIAERRGGSGKMPTDMPSWMAKSIVNIDKFSKWIGNIVCWILMPLIFAMTYEVLARKLFLAPTIWAYDISRFLYGALFMLGAGYALSRGVHIRADFLYRNFKTKTQGIIDFWLYLLFYFPGLLVFLYMTIGFVEESIRRGERGMDTTWMPFMWPIKTCLLIGIIFLLIQGFSELLKSYWAAKKGEWPGEENKQ encoded by the coding sequence ATGGCAGAAGAACCAGGTAAACTCGATATTTCAGATGAAATGATTGCCGAAAGGCGGGGTGGTTCTGGTAAAATGCCAACTGACATGCCATCATGGATGGCTAAATCAATTGTTAACATTGATAAATTTAGTAAGTGGATTGGTAATATTGTTTGCTGGATATTGATGCCACTAATTTTTGCAATGACTTACGAAGTTCTTGCAAGAAAATTATTCTTAGCACCAACAATATGGGCTTACGATATAAGTCGTTTCCTTTATGGGGCATTGTTTATGCTAGGAGCTGGCTACGCACTTTCTCGAGGTGTACATATCAGAGCAGACTTTTTATATAGAAATTTTAAAACAAAAACTCAAGGTATAATCGATTTTTGGTTATACTTATTATTTTATTTCCCGGGTCTTTTGGTTTTTCTTTATATGACGATCGGATTTGTAGAAGAGTCTATCAGAAGAGGTGAAAGAGGAATGGATACAACATGGATGCCTTTTATGTGGCCGATAAAAACTTGTTTGTTAATCGGAATTATTTTTTTACTTATTCAAGGTTTCTCAGAATTACTAAAAAGTTATTGGGCAGCTAAAAAAGGTGAATGGCCAGGAGAGGAAAATAAGCAATGA
- a CDS encoding uracil-DNA glycosylase — MTIKLKKINNTIIKCKKCPRLIGFIKKISIQKRKQNKNQKYWGKPVPGFGDNKAKLMILGLAPAAHGGTRTGRAFTGDKSGNFLFKSLFLTGISNQDFSEKANDNLKLNNTYITNILKCVPPGDKPETKELNRCSNYFENEIENLKNLKVIVTLGKVAFDNCLKIYKKKFKLDKKFEFKHGNKYLLPDNKVLIACYHPSPRNVNTKLVTTTMINQLLIKAKKIAKF; from the coding sequence ATGACTATTAAATTAAAAAAAATAAATAATACAATTATTAAATGTAAAAAATGTCCAAGACTTATTGGTTTTATCAAAAAAATTTCAATACAAAAAAGAAAACAAAACAAGAATCAGAAATACTGGGGAAAGCCAGTCCCAGGCTTTGGGGATAACAAAGCAAAATTGATGATCTTAGGTCTTGCGCCTGCTGCTCATGGTGGAACAAGAACGGGAAGAGCATTCACAGGAGATAAATCAGGAAATTTTTTATTTAAGAGTTTATTTTTAACAGGAATTTCAAATCAAGATTTTTCAGAAAAAGCGAATGATAATTTAAAATTGAATAATACTTACATAACTAATATTCTTAAATGTGTTCCTCCAGGAGATAAACCAGAAACTAAAGAATTAAATCGCTGTTCAAATTATTTTGAAAACGAAATTGAAAATTTGAAAAATCTTAAAGTGATCGTTACTTTAGGAAAAGTTGCATTTGATAATTGTTTAAAAATTTATAAAAAAAAGTTTAAGCTTGACAAAAAATTTGAATTTAAACACGGAAATAAATATCTATTACCAGATAATAAAGTTTTGATTGCCTGTTACCACCCAAGTCCAAGAAATGTAAATACAAAATTAGTAACGACTACTATGATTAACCAATTGCTTATTAAAGCAAAGAAAATAGCTAAGTTTTAA
- a CDS encoding TRAP transporter large permease, translating to MIAELIDPAILGFILVGVMLFAIFVGFPISFTLIFLGFVFGYLGFGKLVFYLMTLQFSMVMTEQTLAAVPLFVFMGIMMEQAGLMERLFSAFQLMLAKVKGSLYYAVLFVSVIFAAATGIVGASVTILGIMAAKSMNRSGYDVKLAAGTITAGGTLGILIPPSIMLVVMGPIMEIPVIDLFAAAILPGILLASLYAAYTTIRCMINPKLGPVLPDDMRAASMKEVWIEFFLGLVPPAALVFAALGSILFGFATPTEAAGCGAMGALLLSLAYKKLSLSKLQEALVKTLEITALIMVLVAASNFFGAVFARLGTPTLLTEFLLGLEMNKYLILAMIMVMIFLLGWPLEWVPIVMIIVPIILPLVEALGFNLTWFAILVAVNLQTAWLSPPVALSAYFLKGVVPEWDLKDIYYGMMQFMVLQVIGLILIIIFPQIALWLPTLLYGQ from the coding sequence ATGATAGCTGAGTTAATTGATCCAGCAATTTTAGGTTTTATTCTCGTCGGTGTAATGCTTTTTGCAATCTTCGTAGGGTTTCCAATTTCATTCACCTTAATATTTCTAGGATTTGTTTTTGGATATCTTGGATTTGGAAAATTGGTTTTTTATTTAATGACGCTTCAATTTTCTATGGTAATGACCGAACAAACCCTTGCCGCCGTACCGCTCTTTGTGTTTATGGGAATAATGATGGAACAAGCTGGATTAATGGAAAGATTATTTTCAGCTTTTCAATTAATGCTAGCAAAGGTCAAAGGATCACTATATTACGCAGTTTTGTTTGTTTCAGTAATTTTTGCAGCAGCCACAGGTATTGTAGGTGCATCAGTAACTATTCTTGGAATCATGGCTGCAAAGTCAATGAATAGATCAGGTTATGATGTTAAGTTAGCAGCAGGTACGATCACTGCGGGTGGTACTCTGGGTATTTTGATTCCCCCAAGTATTATGCTTGTTGTTATGGGCCCTATAATGGAAATCCCAGTAATAGATTTATTTGCTGCTGCAATTTTGCCTGGAATACTTCTTGCAAGTTTATATGCAGCTTACACAACAATAAGATGTATGATTAATCCTAAGTTAGGACCAGTATTACCTGATGATATGAGAGCTGCCAGCATGAAAGAAGTTTGGATTGAATTTTTTCTTGGCTTGGTTCCTCCTGCAGCTTTAGTTTTTGCAGCTTTAGGAAGTATATTGTTTGGATTTGCAACTCCAACGGAAGCAGCAGGATGTGGTGCAATGGGAGCATTGCTACTATCTTTAGCTTATAAGAAATTATCCCTTTCTAAGCTACAAGAAGCTTTAGTAAAAACTTTAGAGATAACAGCTTTAATCATGGTTTTAGTTGCTGCATCAAATTTTTTTGGTGCGGTTTTTGCAAGACTAGGAACACCAACTTTGCTTACTGAATTCTTATTAGGATTAGAAATGAACAAGTACTTAATTCTTGCAATGATAATGGTCATGATTTTTTTATTAGGCTGGCCATTAGAATGGGTTCCTATAGTAATGATAATAGTTCCAATTATTTTGCCTTTAGTAGAAGCATTAGGATTTAATCTAACTTGGTTTGCAATATTAGTTGCAGTAAACCTCCAAACCGCCTGGCTTTCTCCACCAGTAGCTTTATCTGCATATTTTTTAAAAGGCGTTGTTCCGGAATGGGATCTTAAAGATATTTATTATGGAATGATGCAATTTATGGTCTTACAAGTCATTGGTTTAATATTAATTATTATATTTCCTCAAATTGCTCTTTGGTTACCAACTCTCTTATATGGACAGTAG
- a CDS encoding DUF3047 domain-containing protein: MKIFLNILIIAILSINLSSADELQVFDFTETELASLQVRKVRGADNKTLYTVGSNDNGNYLKSVADNAASGLGKEVKINLNKTPFINITWKIEKDLSGIKENTKKGHDYAARVFVIKKTGATPLSNRAINYVFSSNNEVGSNFPSPYTKKSIDNVLASTKNNLNEWVTVKANVKEDFKRLHDLDVNELDGLAIMSDTDNSKMKSIAYFQNIYFSAN, from the coding sequence ATGAAAATTTTTTTAAATATTTTAATCATCGCCATTTTATCCATTAACTTGTCCTCAGCAGATGAATTACAAGTCTTTGATTTTACTGAGACAGAGCTCGCAAGTCTTCAAGTAAGAAAGGTAAGAGGGGCTGACAATAAAACACTTTATACCGTTGGATCAAATGATAATGGGAATTATTTGAAATCGGTTGCTGATAATGCTGCCTCTGGCCTAGGAAAAGAGGTCAAGATAAACCTCAATAAGACCCCATTTATAAATATTACGTGGAAAATTGAGAAGGATCTGTCAGGAATTAAAGAAAACACAAAAAAAGGGCACGATTATGCTGCAAGGGTTTTTGTGATTAAAAAAACTGGCGCCACACCATTATCAAATAGAGCTATTAATTATGTTTTCTCAAGTAATAATGAGGTTGGGTCAAATTTCCCAAGCCCATATACAAAGAAATCGATAGATAATGTTTTAGCTAGTACAAAAAATAACTTAAATGAATGGGTAACAGTCAAAGCTAATGTAAAAGAGGATTTTAAAAGATTGCACGATCTTGATGTTAATGAGCTTGATGGACTTGCTATTATGTCAGATACAGATAATTCAAAAATGAAATCTATCGCATATTTTCAAAATATATATTTTTCAGCAAATTAA